The Astatotilapia calliptera unplaced genomic scaffold, fAstCal1.2 U_scaffold_105, whole genome shotgun sequence genome contains a region encoding:
- the LOC113017337 gene encoding major facilitator superfamily domain-containing protein 1-like, producing the protein MAQPAEKAYYRFVVLFFNCLLTFGSYFCFDIPSVLQDQFQGNLTCPNATVINGTVDCVEGLGMTPQQYNLLYAIYAWTNAVVVILAGFLIDKLGNRFGVFLFSFLCVLGSSLFALGSHFKGSPYLLPLMLTGRLLFGSGNGSLTIVQNRITAFWFKGKELALAFGLTLAFSRLGSVLNFFLTQKFEEKYGMQWTLWGGALLCVLGFTSAVIVSTLDKIGMRQLGLDGAIQEESRKVRIQDVKLLSVTYWLLVLTIMFFYNGIFPFIADASKFIQDKYSYYSQKEAAYIAGAVYDSSLVLSASVGILIDYVGLRGVFAVACAVLTLPVFGLLAFTFVPPLVSTIWLGVTYSFAAASMWPSIPLVVPQATLGTAMGLATSVQMIGIGISNLVVGQILGTKSSETKIPLWRWQRMMIFMLANTISCIVTSVLLNVVDHRQGGTLNKTTKKSGQEQRDPDREPLTQAEEEPNEQDGDAVQSRSINS; encoded by the exons ATGGCGCAGCCGGCGGAGAAAG CATACTATCGCTTTGTGGTGCTCTTCTTTAACTGTCTGCTGACCTTTGGGTCCTACTTTTGCTTCGACATTCCCAGTGTGTTACAGGATCAGTTCCAAGGG AACCTGACGTGTCCCAATGCGACGGTGATCAATGGGACAGTGGACTGTGTGGAGGGACTGGGGATGACCCCTCAGCAGTACAATCTTCTCTATGCCATCTATGCTTGGAC GAATGCAGTAGTGGTGATCCTGGCTGGATTCCTGATTGACAAATTAGGAAATCGCT TCGGTGTGTTTCTAttctcttttctctgtgttttgggCTCATCGCTGTTTGCTCTCGGCTCCCACTTCAAGGGATCTCCCTACTTGCTGCCGCTAATgctcaccggccgtctgctgttTGGATCAGGCAATGGATCTCTGACTA TTGTTCAGAATCGCATCACAGCCTTCTGGTTCAAAGGGAAGGAGTTGGCTTTGGCTTTCGGCCTGACCCTGGCCTTCTCGCGGCTGGGCTCGGTGTTGAACTTCTTCCTCACGCAGAAGTTTGAAGAAAAATATGGCATGCAGTGGACACTCTGGGGTG GCGCACTGTTGTGTGTGCTGGGCTTCACTTCCGCTGTCATTGTCAGCACCTTGGACAAGATTGGAATGAGACAGCTGGGTCTCGATGGAGCCATCCAAGAAGAGTCTCGCAAAGTG aGGATTCAGGATGTGAAGCTCCTGTCAGTAACATACTGGCTGCTGGTTCTCACCATCATGTTCTTCTACAACGGCATCTTCCCCTTCATTGCTGATGCAAG CAAGTTCATCCAGGATAAGTACAGCTACTACAGCCAGAAGGAGGCGGCTTATATTGCAGGAGCAGTCTATGACAGCTCACTGGTCCTCTCAGCCAGCGTGGGCATTCTCATC GATTATGTGGGTCTGCGGGGAGTCTTCGCAGTGGCGTGCGCTGTCCTCACGCTGCCCGTGTTTGGACTCCTGGCTTTCACTTTTGTCCCTCCTCTGGTTTCAACCATATGGCTGGGAGTCACCTACTCCTTTGCGGCT GCCAGCATGTGGCCGTCTATTCCCCTTGTCGTACCTCAGGCGACCCTGGGAACTGCCATGGGCCTGGCCACCTCCGTACAGATGATTGGGATCGGGATCTCCAATCTCGTTGTTGGACAAATACTAGGCACCAAGTCCAG TGAAACTAAGATCCCGCTGTGGCGTTGGCAGAGGATGATGATCTTCATGTTGGCCAACACCATCAGCTGCATTGTGACCTCAGTGCTGCTTAATGTTGTTGATCACAGACAG GGTGGGACCCTGAACAAGACAACCAAGAAGTCAGGGCAGGAGCAGAGAGACCCGGACCGAGAGCCGCTCACCCAGGCAGAGGAAGAGCCAAATGAGCAAGATGGTGATGCTGTTCAATCTCGTTCTATTAACTCTTAA